In a genomic window of Novosphingobium sp. KA1:
- the bglX gene encoding beta-glucosidase BglX, giving the protein MTSKNKFRRKALTGAALAATLAASGPAMAQGKAAASAPPSEEAVRARADALIAQMTPEEKAGQITQYFDFTDSPDEARRVTDEMAAGRAGSLLFVHDPAELNRLQHIAVEKTRLKIPLLFGFDVIHGLRTIMPVPIAVAASWDPQVAEDGQAVAAAEARAAGLHWAFAPMVDIARDPRWGRIVEGAGEDPYLGSAMAAAQVRGFQGAYIGSAGRIIAGPKHFAGYGASIGGRDYDEVNLSDSELWNVYLKPFKAAVDAGAGNIMSAYMGVNGVPATGNRWLLTDVLRKAWGFKGFVVTDAGAAFDLKTHGFAASTEDAGVRALSAGVDMEMAPPFGQSAFRTLPQSLAAGRITAAQLDDAVRHVLEAKIRMGLFEKPYVDLKQAARVLADPAHREVARVAAERSAVLLRNEGAALPLNRSALKSIAVIGPLADSARDTVGPWVFDQDDKETVTVLAGIKAELGSGVKVSYSPGVTLPARVNKSIFQSDEEFAAGKARNVDDTPEIARAVALAKDADVAVMVLGEGQIMIGENASRSSLDLPGRQQELLDAVIATGKPVVVLLMSARPLDLKGARPAALMDIWYPGTRGGTAVANLLFGKVSPGGKLPYNWPRDIGQLPLPYAHLTTHQPKTVEERYWNEPNTPLYPFGYGLSYSTFAFSNLRLDKTRVARGEAVPVSVEVRNTGSRKADEVAQLYIHQRYGTAARPVRELKGFERVTLEPGQTRTVHFTLRPEDLSYWAASTRAFVQDASTFDVYVGDSSAAALSASFEVAD; this is encoded by the coding sequence ATGACTTCGAAAAACAAGTTCCGCCGCAAGGCCCTTACCGGCGCTGCCCTGGCAGCCACGCTGGCCGCATCCGGCCCGGCCATGGCGCAAGGCAAGGCGGCAGCCTCGGCCCCGCCCAGCGAGGAAGCGGTGCGCGCCCGTGCCGATGCCCTGATCGCGCAGATGACCCCGGAGGAGAAAGCCGGGCAGATCACCCAGTATTTCGACTTCACCGATTCCCCGGACGAGGCCCGGCGCGTCACCGACGAGATGGCCGCCGGCCGGGCCGGTTCGCTGCTCTTCGTGCACGATCCCGCCGAACTCAACCGCCTGCAGCACATCGCCGTCGAGAAGACCCGGCTCAAGATCCCGCTGCTGTTCGGCTTTGACGTGATCCACGGCCTGCGCACGATCATGCCGGTGCCGATCGCGGTGGCCGCCAGTTGGGATCCGCAAGTGGCAGAGGACGGCCAGGCGGTCGCCGCCGCCGAAGCCCGCGCCGCCGGCCTGCACTGGGCCTTCGCGCCGATGGTCGACATCGCCCGCGATCCGCGCTGGGGCCGCATTGTCGAGGGGGCGGGCGAAGACCCCTATCTGGGCAGCGCCATGGCCGCCGCGCAAGTGCGCGGCTTCCAGGGCGCCTATATCGGCAGCGCCGGCCGCATCATCGCCGGCCCCAAACACTTCGCCGGTTACGGCGCCTCGATCGGCGGGCGCGACTATGACGAGGTCAACCTGTCCGACAGCGAGCTGTGGAACGTCTACCTCAAGCCCTTCAAGGCCGCCGTCGATGCCGGGGCGGGCAATATCATGAGCGCCTACATGGGCGTCAACGGCGTGCCCGCCACCGGCAACCGCTGGCTGCTGACCGACGTGCTGCGCAAGGCATGGGGCTTCAAGGGCTTTGTCGTCACCGACGCGGGCGCCGCCTTCGACCTCAAGACCCATGGCTTTGCCGCCAGCACCGAGGATGCGGGCGTGCGCGCGCTGAGCGCGGGCGTGGACATGGAAATGGCGCCGCCGTTCGGCCAGTCCGCGTTCAGGACGCTGCCGCAGTCGCTGGCGGCAGGCAGGATCACCGCGGCCCAGCTCGACGACGCGGTACGCCACGTGCTCGAAGCCAAGATCCGCATGGGCCTTTTCGAGAAGCCCTACGTCGACCTCAAGCAGGCGGCCCGCGTGCTGGCCGACCCCGCCCACCGCGAGGTCGCACGCGTCGCGGCCGAGCGCAGCGCCGTGCTGCTGCGCAATGAGGGCGCCGCGCTGCCGCTCAACCGCAGCGCGCTCAAGTCGATCGCGGTGATCGGCCCGCTTGCCGATTCCGCGCGCGACACCGTGGGCCCCTGGGTGTTCGACCAGGACGACAAGGAAACCGTCACCGTGCTCGCCGGCATCAAGGCCGAACTGGGCAGCGGCGTGAAGGTCTCCTATTCGCCGGGCGTGACCCTGCCCGCACGCGTCAACAAGTCGATCTTCCAGTCGGACGAGGAGTTCGCCGCCGGCAAGGCCCGGAACGTCGACGACACGCCCGAGATCGCCCGCGCCGTGGCGCTGGCGAAGGATGCCGATGTCGCCGTGATGGTGCTGGGCGAAGGCCAGATCATGATCGGCGAGAATGCCTCGCGCTCCTCGCTCGACCTGCCGGGGCGCCAGCAGGAACTGCTCGACGCGGTGATCGCCACCGGCAAGCCGGTCGTTGTCCTGCTGATGAGCGCGCGCCCGCTCGACCTCAAGGGCGCCCGGCCGGCGGCGCTCATGGACATCTGGTATCCCGGCACCCGGGGCGGCACGGCGGTGGCCAACCTGCTGTTCGGCAAGGTCTCGCCCGGCGGCAAGCTGCCCTACAACTGGCCGCGCGACATCGGCCAGCTGCCGCTGCCCTATGCGCACCTCACCACCCACCAGCCCAAGACGGTGGAGGAGCGCTACTGGAACGAGCCCAACACGCCGCTCTATCCCTTCGGCTACGGCCTGTCCTATTCGACTTTCGCGTTTTCCAACCTCAGGCTGGACAAGACCCGGGTCGCGCGCGGCGAGGCGGTGCCGGTCTCGGTCGAGGTGCGCAACACCGGCAGCCGCAAGGCCGACGAAGTGGCGCAGCTCTACATCCACCAGCGCTACGGCACCGCCGCGCGCCCGGTGCGTGAGCTCAAGGGCTTCGAACGCGTGACGCTGGAGCCGGGCCAGACCCGCACCGTGCACTTCACGCTGCGCCCCGAGGACCTCAGCTACTGGGCGGCCTCCACCCGCGCCTTCGTGCAGGATGCCAGCACGTTCGACGTCTACGTCGGCGACAGTTCCGCCGCCGCGCTCAGCGCCAGCTTCGAAGTGGCCGACTGA
- a CDS encoding diguanylate cyclase, protein MIVCIIMCGGLFGLGWAAPAAAESLRIGEPLCHAVSGTVATEGADPPAFSCSGEPAGYQQGTLWLHAMLSPEAGTSDGERDDLSLIIHNSRFDRLIVTFFYADGAVERQDVRSGDFGTHWRAGGQLAFRAPHRDVPLVGVTMQFDKLASARLLRMRLVERGEESTQTTGLATLIGAALVLLLAGAIYNASLAFAARRQFSAWQSAWAVCMIAWGACWSQLHLFFFPAMAGAISAQICTGLSCLAIALATLTAVTALEAPCVSRWLRRCALGLTGSVFALGIPLSFMRSGPIDTLGSVLGMLVLANLVAVGACIAQAWRRGSVEARNFAGAWAVPMMVLGSTSFFDADAMFWGGGSQILVLFAAAWQTLWLSVTATRSHALLRAERDMARQAEARAQDLARRDALTGLPNRRGFIERVGAVLAASRTRGEPVALLVIDVDWFKSINDAFGHEAGDVVLERIARCIAPHESATCTVARLGGEEFAMMLAGMAGFDLMRFAESLRQRIAEQEHGAVIRGRKVTVSIGMATTSGAADFRTLYRLADEALYEAKRAGRNQVAIRLLEGAEPFADDQGLAGGPGLPGGHDLDLRKG, encoded by the coding sequence ATGATCGTGTGCATCATCATGTGCGGGGGACTGTTCGGGCTGGGCTGGGCTGCGCCGGCTGCTGCCGAGAGCCTGCGGATCGGCGAGCCGCTGTGCCATGCGGTGAGCGGGACCGTGGCGACAGAGGGCGCCGATCCGCCGGCATTTTCCTGCAGCGGAGAGCCGGCCGGCTACCAGCAGGGCACGCTCTGGCTGCACGCGATGCTCTCGCCCGAGGCGGGCACTTCGGATGGCGAGCGTGACGATCTCTCGCTCATCATCCACAATTCCCGCTTCGACCGCCTGATCGTGACGTTCTTCTACGCCGATGGCGCGGTGGAGCGGCAGGACGTGCGCAGCGGCGATTTCGGCACGCACTGGCGGGCGGGGGGGCAACTGGCCTTCCGCGCGCCGCACCGCGACGTGCCGCTGGTGGGCGTGACGATGCAGTTCGACAAGCTGGCCAGCGCGCGGCTGCTGCGCATGCGGCTGGTCGAGCGCGGCGAGGAAAGCACCCAGACGACCGGCCTTGCCACTCTGATCGGCGCGGCGCTGGTGCTGCTGCTGGCGGGGGCGATCTACAATGCGTCGCTGGCATTTGCGGCGCGGCGGCAGTTCTCGGCCTGGCAGTCGGCCTGGGCGGTCTGCATGATCGCATGGGGGGCCTGCTGGTCGCAGCTGCACTTGTTCTTTTTCCCCGCGATGGCCGGGGCGATCTCCGCGCAGATCTGCACCGGGCTGTCGTGTCTCGCCATTGCGCTGGCAACCCTGACGGCTGTTACCGCGCTGGAAGCGCCTTGCGTCAGCCGCTGGCTGAGGCGCTGTGCGCTGGGGCTGACGGGCAGCGTATTTGCGCTGGGCATCCCGCTGTCGTTCATGAGATCCGGGCCGATCGATACCCTTGGCAGCGTGCTTGGCATGCTGGTCTTGGCCAATCTGGTGGCGGTGGGCGCGTGCATCGCCCAGGCCTGGCGGCGCGGCAGCGTCGAGGCCCGCAACTTCGCCGGCGCCTGGGCGGTGCCGATGATGGTGCTGGGATCGACCAGTTTCTTCGATGCGGACGCGATGTTCTGGGGCGGAGGGTCGCAGATCCTCGTGCTGTTCGCTGCGGCCTGGCAGACGCTGTGGCTCTCGGTCACGGCCACGCGCTCGCATGCCTTGCTGCGGGCGGAACGCGACATGGCGCGTCAGGCCGAGGCGCGGGCGCAGGATCTCGCCCGCCGCGATGCCCTGACCGGCCTGCCCAATCGGCGCGGCTTCATCGAGCGGGTCGGCGCCGTTCTCGCCGCCTCCCGGACCAGGGGCGAGCCGGTGGCGCTGCTGGTGATCGACGTCGACTGGTTCAAGTCGATCAACGATGCCTTCGGTCATGAGGCGGGCGACGTGGTGCTGGAGCGCATCGCCCGCTGCATCGCCCCGCACGAAAGCGCCACCTGCACGGTCGCGCGGCTGGGCGGCGAGGAGTTCGCGATGATGCTGGCCGGGATGGCCGGTTTCGATCTCATGCGTTTTGCCGAGAGCCTGCGCCAGCGCATCGCGGAGCAGGAGCACGGCGCGGTGATCCGCGGGCGCAAGGTCACCGTGAGCATCGGCATGGCGACCACGTCGGGCGCCGCCGATTTCCGCACGCTCTACCGCCTTGCCGACGAGGCGCTCTACGAGGCCAAGCGGGCCGGGCGCAACCAGGTGGCGATCCGCCTGCTCGAGGGGGCCGAGCCCTTTGCCGACGATCAGGGGCTGGCCGGTGGCCCCGGCCTTCCGGGCGGCCACGACCTCGACCTGCGCAAGGGCTGA
- the lldD gene encoding FMN-dependent L-lactate dehydrogenase LldD: protein MIISSTTDYREAARRHLPPFLFHYIDGGAYAEQTMRRNMADLQDLALRQRVLKGVGQVDLSTRVLGEDFALPVALAPVGLTGMYARRGEVQAARAAASRGVPFTMSSVSVCPIEEVQPAIERPMWFQLYVLKDRGFMQNALDRAWAAGVRTLVFTVDMPVPGARYRDRHSGMSGPNAALRRMLQAVTHPGWAWDVGLMGRPHDLGNVSAYLGKAITLEDYVGWLGANFDPSIGWRDLEWIRESWKGAMVLKGILDADDARDAVRFGADGIVVSNHGGRQLDGVLSSARALPVIADAVKGELTLMADSGIRSGLDVVRMLALGADAVLLGRAFVYALAAGGELGGEAGVANLLDLVASEMRVAMTLTGARAIGEISRDSLVSAGLVSP from the coding sequence ATGATCATCTCCTCCACCACCGACTACCGCGAGGCGGCCCGCCGCCACCTGCCGCCGTTCCTGTTCCACTACATCGACGGCGGCGCCTATGCGGAGCAGACGATGCGCCGCAACATGGCGGACCTGCAGGATCTGGCGCTCCGGCAGCGGGTGCTGAAGGGGGTGGGGCAGGTGGACCTGTCCACCCGCGTGCTTGGCGAGGACTTCGCGCTGCCGGTGGCGCTGGCGCCGGTCGGCCTCACCGGCATGTATGCGCGGCGCGGCGAGGTGCAGGCGGCCCGCGCGGCGGCCTCGCGCGGGGTTCCCTTCACGATGTCCTCGGTCTCGGTCTGCCCGATCGAGGAAGTGCAGCCGGCGATCGAGCGGCCGATGTGGTTCCAGCTCTACGTGCTCAAGGACCGCGGCTTCATGCAGAACGCGCTCGACCGGGCCTGGGCGGCGGGTGTGCGCACGCTGGTCTTCACGGTCGACATGCCGGTGCCCGGTGCGCGCTACCGCGACCGCCATTCGGGCATGTCCGGGCCCAACGCGGCGCTGCGGCGGATGCTGCAGGCGGTGACCCATCCCGGCTGGGCCTGGGACGTCGGCTTGATGGGGCGCCCGCACGATCTCGGCAATGTCTCGGCCTATCTTGGCAAGGCCATCACGCTGGAGGACTATGTCGGCTGGCTCGGCGCCAATTTCGACCCGTCGATCGGCTGGCGCGATCTCGAGTGGATCCGCGAGAGCTGGAAGGGGGCGATGGTGCTCAAGGGCATTCTCGATGCCGATGACGCCCGCGATGCGGTGCGTTTCGGCGCCGACGGCATCGTTGTTTCCAACCACGGCGGCCGCCAGCTCGACGGCGTGCTGTCGAGCGCGCGGGCACTGCCGGTGATTGCCGACGCGGTGAAGGGCGAGCTTACGCTCATGGCCGATTCCGGCATCCGCTCCGGCCTCGACGTGGTGCGCATGCTGGCGCTGGGCGCCGATGCGGTCCTGCTGGGCCGCGCCTTTGTCTATGCGCTGGCGGCGGGCGGCGAGTTGGGGGGCGAGGCGGGGGTCGCCAACCTGCTCGACCTTGTCGCCAGCGAGATGCGGGTGGCGATGACGCTGACCGGCGCGCGCGCGATCGGCGAAATCTCGCGCGACAGCCTGGTGAGCGCGGGGCTGGTCTCGCCCTGA
- a CDS encoding TonB-dependent siderophore receptor, which produces MFTRKDRLLLGAAALPALALLSPMQAQAQDVQGDDEASEQPIIVTGSRIARPELDSPNPVTVVTAQDITNSGTTNLTDYLKTIPALQGSSSSYNNSGDRAGIGTTGLNLLDLRNLGTQRTLVLIDGRRQVASVDGTQSVDINTIPTDLIERVEVLTGGASAVYGADGVSGVVNFIQKKDFEGLTARVQNGLSKYGDAGQRLIAITAGHNFADGRGNFAVAWEHGEEDRLSSHSRKWLDGENKVGFFLNSADTETGSQNNDGIPDYIPLRNIRYNDTSREGGIDVDFDGIPDFYGAQGLPYDPGTPVPLYYQQGGSGTLASDYANDLLPKINRDIVSAVFHFDFSDAFKLYAEGKYANTRSYSVAQPTWDYYLYIPEDNPYIPAAVRPYIDPDNGGVLVNRDNFDFGRRGEDITRETVRGVLGAKGDISPNLSYDVSYVYGRSKIKSHYTNNMITDRYYAAIDAVSDGNGGVTCRVNLDPSWTPYQPYNNTRSEIPPTTFSPGDCMPLNLFGENAAGNQAALDWIMADTVDRTTLTQHVLNGAITGNSKGIFELPGGPISFALGGEYRKEKSSFVADELAAQGLTFTNSLGNTKGSFDVWEAFAEVDVPILADMPFAKRLGVNGAFRYSDYSSIGSTNAWKVGGEWAPVRDITLRGTYSKAVRAPNISELYSQVSQTYEFIDDPCGSTYLQNGTQYRVNNCQALLSSLGVADPSAYNDTRSSNIAGYSGGNPNLREETAKTWTAGVVIQPSFIPRLSITADWYDIRIKNAINTVDAQTVADLCVDQATLDNQYCAAITRQNGTAGGAKAGNIISFLTGPLNVANIRTSGLDFALNYVLPTDGYGTFGARVVGNYLHRLKQVPIPGADAVNEAYVAANVSPKFQVTTDLTWAKGPVSLDWQVNYMSAMYRYDRQTIASNPDVVAPKYLKLKERFTHDLSMTYEIDDQFQVYGGVNNLFDQKPALGSMNTPISAVGRYFFLGARIKLADLFGGAK; this is translated from the coding sequence ATGTTTACGCGCAAGGACCGGCTGCTGCTCGGTGCAGCGGCCCTTCCCGCATTGGCCCTGCTGTCGCCGATGCAGGCGCAGGCCCAGGACGTCCAGGGGGACGACGAGGCCAGCGAACAACCCATCATCGTCACCGGTTCGCGCATCGCGCGTCCCGAACTGGATTCGCCCAACCCGGTCACCGTGGTCACCGCGCAGGACATCACCAATTCCGGCACGACCAACCTGACCGACTACCTGAAGACGATCCCGGCGTTGCAGGGCTCGTCCAGCTCCTACAACAACAGCGGTGATCGCGCCGGCATCGGCACCACCGGCCTCAACCTGCTCGACTTGCGCAATCTCGGCACCCAGCGCACGCTGGTGCTGATCGACGGCCGCCGCCAGGTCGCCTCGGTGGACGGCACCCAGTCGGTCGACATCAACACGATCCCGACCGACCTGATCGAGCGCGTCGAAGTGCTGACCGGTGGCGCCTCGGCGGTCTACGGCGCCGACGGCGTCTCGGGCGTGGTCAACTTCATCCAGAAGAAGGACTTCGAAGGCCTGACCGCGCGCGTGCAGAACGGCCTGTCGAAGTACGGCGATGCCGGCCAGCGGCTGATCGCGATCACCGCCGGCCACAACTTCGCGGACGGGCGCGGCAACTTCGCGGTGGCCTGGGAACACGGCGAGGAAGACCGCCTCAGCTCGCACAGCCGCAAGTGGCTGGACGGCGAGAACAAGGTCGGCTTCTTCCTCAACTCGGCCGACACCGAGACCGGCAGCCAGAACAACGACGGGATCCCCGACTACATTCCGCTGCGCAACATCCGTTACAACGACACCTCGCGCGAAGGCGGCATCGACGTCGATTTCGACGGCATCCCCGATTTCTACGGCGCCCAGGGCCTGCCCTATGACCCCGGCACGCCGGTGCCGCTCTATTACCAGCAGGGCGGTTCGGGCACTCTCGCCTCGGACTACGCGAACGATCTGCTGCCCAAGATCAACCGCGACATCGTCAGCGCGGTGTTCCACTTCGATTTCAGCGATGCCTTCAAGCTCTACGCCGAAGGCAAGTACGCCAACACGCGGTCCTATTCGGTCGCGCAGCCGACCTGGGACTATTACCTCTATATCCCGGAGGACAATCCCTATATCCCGGCCGCCGTGCGCCCCTATATCGATCCCGATAACGGCGGCGTTCTGGTCAACCGCGACAACTTCGACTTCGGGCGCCGCGGCGAGGACATCACCCGCGAGACCGTGCGCGGCGTGCTGGGCGCGAAGGGCGATATCAGCCCGAACCTTTCCTACGACGTTTCCTACGTCTACGGCCGCTCGAAGATCAAATCGCACTATACCAACAACATGATCACGGACCGCTATTATGCGGCGATCGATGCGGTCAGCGACGGCAACGGCGGGGTGACCTGCCGCGTCAACCTCGACCCGAGCTGGACGCCCTACCAGCCCTACAACAACACCCGCAGCGAAATCCCGCCGACGACCTTCTCGCCCGGCGACTGCATGCCGCTCAACCTGTTCGGCGAGAATGCCGCGGGCAACCAGGCGGCGCTGGACTGGATCATGGCCGACACCGTCGACCGCACCACGCTGACCCAGCACGTGCTGAACGGCGCCATCACCGGCAACTCGAAGGGCATTTTCGAACTGCCCGGGGGGCCGATCTCGTTCGCTCTGGGCGGTGAGTACCGCAAGGAGAAGAGCAGCTTCGTCGCCGACGAACTGGCGGCACAAGGCCTCACCTTCACCAACTCGCTGGGCAATACCAAGGGGTCGTTCGACGTCTGGGAAGCCTTCGCCGAAGTCGACGTGCCGATCCTGGCCGACATGCCTTTCGCCAAGCGCCTCGGCGTCAACGGCGCCTTCCGCTATTCGGACTATTCGAGCATCGGTTCGACCAATGCCTGGAAGGTCGGCGGCGAATGGGCGCCGGTGCGCGACATCACCTTGCGCGGCACGTATTCCAAGGCCGTGCGCGCGCCGAACATCAGCGAACTCTACAGCCAGGTCTCGCAAACCTACGAGTTCATCGACGATCCTTGCGGCAGCACCTACCTGCAGAACGGTACGCAGTACCGCGTGAACAACTGCCAGGCCCTGCTGTCCTCGCTCGGTGTCGCCGATCCGTCGGCCTATAACGATACCCGCAGCTCGAACATCGCCGGCTATTCGGGCGGCAACCCCAATCTCAGGGAAGAAACGGCCAAGACCTGGACGGCCGGCGTGGTCATCCAGCCGTCGTTCATTCCGCGCCTGTCGATCACCGCCGACTGGTACGACATCCGCATCAAGAACGCGATCAACACGGTCGACGCGCAGACGGTGGCGGATCTCTGCGTCGATCAGGCCACGCTCGACAACCAGTACTGTGCGGCCATCACCCGCCAGAACGGGACGGCCGGCGGCGCCAAGGCGGGCAACATCATCAGCTTCCTGACCGGGCCGCTGAACGTTGCCAATATCCGCACGTCCGGGCTCGACTTTGCGCTGAACTACGTGCTGCCGACGGATGGCTACGGCACCTTCGGCGCCCGGGTAGTGGGCAACTACCTGCACCGCCTCAAGCAGGTTCCGATCCCCGGTGCCGATGCGGTCAACGAGGCTTACGTCGCCGCCAACGTCTCGCCCAAGTTCCAGGTCACCACCGACCTCACCTGGGCCAAGGGGCCGGTCAGCCTCGACTGGCAGGTCAACTACATGTCCGCGATGTATCGCTATGACCGCCAGACCATCGCCAGCAACCCGGACGTGGTCGCGCCGAAGTACCTGAAGCTCAAGGAACGCTTCACCCACGACCTCAGCATGACCTACGAAATCGACGACCAGTTCCAGGTCTATGGCGGCGTCAACAACCTGTTCGACCAGAAGCCCGCCCTGGGTTCGATGAACACGCCGATCAGCGCGGTCGGCCGCTACTTCTTCCTGGGCGCCCGCATCAAGCTGGCCGACCTGTTCGGCGGGGCCAAGTAA
- a CDS encoding FCD domain-containing protein, with protein MSALPDRLEAMISARALMPGDRLPAERTLAAQFGVSRSALREAIKHLASRGRVVSRQGGGTYVAAAQEGEPLRDALLELAPLARGEAGYWRDVLEIRKSLEADAAAFAARRADEADRARIAAACDVLSRALQSERGDSGAAEAPLGLARLDAAFHMAIARAAHNAVLHQVMIGLQGLLETSISDSLARLYRLPGVPGQLDLQHRRIMDAVLGADAEAARAAAIAHLCYVEDRLEDIESDAARQQRAAQALRHIRNTEDAPS; from the coding sequence ATGAGCGCCTTGCCCGACCGGCTTGAGGCGATGATCTCGGCCCGCGCGCTCATGCCGGGGGACCGGCTGCCTGCCGAACGCACGCTGGCGGCGCAGTTCGGGGTGTCGCGCTCGGCCTTGCGCGAGGCGATCAAGCACCTTGCCTCGCGCGGGCGGGTGGTCAGCCGCCAGGGCGGCGGCACTTACGTTGCGGCGGCGCAGGAGGGCGAGCCGCTGCGCGATGCGCTGCTGGAACTGGCGCCGCTGGCCCGGGGCGAGGCCGGTTACTGGCGCGACGTCCTGGAAATCCGCAAGTCGCTGGAGGCCGATGCCGCCGCCTTTGCCGCGCGCCGCGCCGACGAGGCGGACCGCGCGCGGATCGCGGCGGCCTGCGATGTGCTGTCCCGCGCGCTGCAGTCGGAGCGGGGCGATAGCGGGGCGGCAGAGGCCCCGCTGGGGCTCGCCAGGCTCGACGCCGCCTTTCACATGGCGATTGCCCGCGCGGCGCACAATGCCGTGCTCCATCAGGTCATGATCGGTCTTCAGGGGCTGCTCGAAACCAGCATTTCCGACAGTCTGGCGCGGCTCTACCGGTTGCCCGGCGTGCCCGGCCAGCTCGATCTCCAGCACCGCCGGATCATGGACGCGGTGCTGGGCGCGGACGCCGAGGCGGCGCGCGCCGCCGCCATTGCCCACCTCTGCTACGTCGAGGACCGGCTGGAGGACATCGAAAGCGATGCCGCCCGCCAGCAGCGCGCGGCGCAGGCACTACGACACATCAGGAACACCGAGGACGCCCCGTCATGA
- a CDS encoding DsbA family protein: MSMGRRLAAVAIGIAALSGLAWSPAPVQAAETAMASPQERARMKDALANDPGVPSLAPQGYDVTIVVFSDYQCPYCRKFHADLKQLTASDRKLRVVYRDWPIFGAASREAARVAMASRYQGRHAAFNDALMAGPVKLDPAAIRQAATRAKVDWARLQADLARHGGEIDAALQRTARLADTLGLSGTPSLVIGDYLIPGAIDGATLRSVVAKSRPAQK; encoded by the coding sequence ATGAGCATGGGACGGCGCCTTGCCGCTGTGGCGATCGGGATCGCGGCGCTGTCGGGGCTCGCATGGAGCCCGGCGCCGGTCCAGGCCGCCGAGACGGCCATGGCCTCCCCCCAGGAACGCGCCCGCATGAAGGACGCGCTGGCCAACGATCCCGGCGTGCCCAGCCTCGCCCCGCAAGGCTACGATGTCACCATCGTCGTGTTCTCGGACTACCAGTGCCCCTATTGCCGCAAGTTCCACGCCGACCTCAAGCAACTGACCGCCAGCGACCGCAAGCTGCGCGTGGTCTACCGCGACTGGCCGATCTTCGGCGCCGCCTCGCGCGAGGCGGCGCGCGTGGCCATGGCCTCGCGGTATCAGGGCAGGCACGCCGCCTTTAACGACGCGCTGATGGCCGGGCCCGTCAAGCTCGATCCGGCGGCGATCCGCCAGGCCGCCACGCGCGCGAAAGTGGACTGGGCGCGCCTGCAGGCGGATCTTGCCCGCCACGGCGGCGAGATCGACGCCGCCCTGCAAAGGACCGCCCGCCTCGCCGATACGCTGGGCCTTTCGGGCACGCCCTCGCTGGTCATCGGCGATTACCTGATCCCCGGCGCCATCGACGGCGCCACGCTGCGCAGCGTGGTGGCGAAATCGCGCCCCGCTCAGAAATAG
- a CDS encoding glutathione S-transferase: MNEPILYSFRRCPYAMRARLALLVSSMRCQLREVRLSAKPEAMLTASPKGTVPVLVLPDGTVAEQSLDIMRLALARRDPEGWLAREDAALIAVNDGAFKHDLDRYKYPERHDADPARHRAGGLEFLGELDARLARAPFLGGASRGFTDAAIVPFVRQFAAVDRAWFAGLELAHLRPWLEAYLASPLFAAVMAPIKPWSPEADPVYFPA; this comes from the coding sequence ATGAACGAGCCTATCCTCTACAGCTTCCGGCGCTGCCCTTACGCGATGCGGGCGCGGCTGGCGCTGCTGGTCTCCAGCATGCGCTGCCAGCTGCGCGAAGTGCGCCTCTCCGCCAAGCCGGAGGCCATGCTCACGGCCTCGCCCAAGGGCACCGTGCCGGTGCTGGTCCTGCCCGACGGCACGGTTGCCGAGCAGAGCCTCGACATCATGCGCCTGGCGCTGGCGCGCCGCGATCCGGAAGGCTGGCTGGCGCGTGAGGATGCCGCGCTGATCGCGGTCAACGACGGCGCGTTCAAGCACGACCTCGACCGCTACAAGTATCCCGAGCGGCACGATGCCGACCCGGCGCGGCACCGCGCGGGCGGGCTGGAGTTCCTGGGCGAACTGGACGCCCGGCTGGCGCGGGCGCCGTTCCTGGGCGGGGCCTCGCGCGGGTTCACCGATGCCGCCATCGTCCCGTTCGTCCGGCAATTCGCCGCGGTCGACCGGGCGTGGTTTGCCGGGCTGGAACTGGCGCACCTGCGCCCGTGGCTGGAGGCCTATCTGGCATCACCGCTGTTTGCCGCCGTCATGGCGCCGATCAAGCCGTGGTCGCCCGAGGCGGATCCGGTGTACTTTCCGGCATGA